TGGCAATCAGGGCATAGACCGCCAGATAGCTGGCCACCAGCGAAGGCCGTTTTGCTTCTTCTTCAAATAGAAGCTGTTGCTCCTCGGTGGTCATATAACCGCGCAATTGCTGAATAAAGCGCAGAAAATCGTCAATATTCAAGCCAGAGTAGTCATTGCCACTGCCATCGATCCCCCGTCTGGCATCCAGCATTTCCTTGAGCAAAAGTAATCCTTGGCGATGATCGGCGGCATTTTTGCCCCCCGCCGCCAGTAGCTCTAAAATGCGATAGGGGCGCAAGCGGAATAAATCGGCCTGGATTTCACTACGGATCGTTAAAAATAATCCCTCCCGCAGAAGGAGTCCCTGAGATGATTCCAATGACTGTGCTGCTGCTTCATACTGGCCTTGCTTCCAGCTTTGGCGACCCAATTCTAGATCGGCAAGTGCCACGGTGAGAATTACATCCGGGTCATTGCTAGATTGATCGGCCTGAAAATTACTCTTATCGAGATTGATATAGGGCTGGGCGATCGCCAAAATTTGTTCATATTCGCCCAACTCATATAGCAATAGTAGGGCTCCGGCAAAATCACGATCGTCTATTTCGAGCGTTGGTGGCGCAGTTACGACATTTGCAGATGAATCTAGCTCCGAACCAGCAGCACTATTTTCAGCGTCTGCGCTAGTAACTGCCTGGCTATTGGTTGGCCTAATTGTTTGAATATAAGCCTGGCGTTTTTCTGGATCGGTTAATACTCTGGCGGCCTTTTGAATCAGCCGATTCCTAGACTCAATCGCCGCATCAGAATATTCGCGGCGCGGCATCGAAGCTGTGCGATCGCGCTGCACCTTTTCCAGGTCAGAGGTTGAGGCTTCTGGGGGTAAGCCAAGGATACGATAGTAGTCTAGGGGTATTCGCACCTGCAACAGTCCTAATGAAACACTAAGCTACTCTAAAAAATTCAACAATACTCAAACAGCAAAGCAGGATTGACTTTGGCTAGAAGCTGAAAACTAAACTTTATATTTGACTGGGTTTAATTCTAGAAACCGTGATTATAAAGCAAGCTGATCAATATTGCTAGGGTGAGGAGGAAATCTAACGACCGCATTATACACCATGCCTTTAAGAAGGCTAGATGCAATTGGACGATAATTAAGCTTACTGAATTTTTAACAGGTTAGCAGCCTTACCTGGATATGGGAAGTAAACTAGCCTAAATATTCTTAAGTTTCTAATTTAAAGCGACTTTAAATTTTTTAAAGACATGGGGTGCCTGACTAAAATGCCGCAGCTATCTATTTGTGATCATGTTTAATATATTTAATATAAAAGTCAGAATTTGCAGGATGAAACTTTTACGCTAAAACTAGGCGCTTAGGACTTAGGGCGCATATGTCTGAATACCAACATATCAGTCATATCAGTCATATCAGTCATATCAGTCTTTCTGAGCGGTATTGATCCAGAACTCCATCTATCCAGAATTTAGCCAGAACTGACTACAGGGCTTTTTAATTTAGTTGAGTCTAGGGCATTCAGCCTAATATAATCTGGCTAGTTGGTTGATTAAAAATCTCTCAGGGTGGCTAGCATTTAATATTTGTATATTCGATATTTGTATATTCGATCGGTGGCTTTGGTTGTACTCGATTGCATAGTAAATATTAAAACTTAACTATTAAGTATTAAGACTAAATTCAAATCGCGCCAGTAGCGCCAGGATAAAGTACCAGTAACAATCGATTAGACCCATAACCCATTAACCATTGGTGGTGCATGTGCCATCATTCGCAGCCATGAAAGATACATGAAAGATCCAAATCGGCTTCTTGAGCAAGCAAGACAGGGAAATGTCAAAGTGATCGCCGCACTGATGAATCGGCAGTTAAAATCCCAGGGCATGATGGCAGATATCCATCGTGATGCGGGTTGTCTGGATATTTTAATCGAGTCCGATCGCCCCTCGCTAACGGCTGACTACAAGGTGCCGAATCAAGAAGCGCTGGTGACTATGATTGAAAAATGGCTCTTGGCGTTGGAAGTAAAATCGATCGCCAAGGCCAGAGTCTCCTGGCAGTTATCGGGGCAGGAAAAACCAGCTTGGCGGAAGGAATTTTGGCTAGCTGAACCTGAAGCCCAAAATCTCGATCGTATATCTGAGGACAATGAGCCAGATTGGCAGCCAATTTATGGATCGCAAATGCCAGCAACCACAACAGAAACCACGCCGGAGGAACTCGAAGAGATTACCGCAATTGATGAAATGATTACTGGGATTAATAATGCCAGTAGCGAGGATGAGCTTGAGTATAATGCTGAGTTGGCCAGAGATTTGGCGGAAATCCCCCCCCTTGATGCAGTGATGCCGCTGCCACAAAGTGACTCGACACAGGTGAATGGGCTGCTGGATAATTTTGGTGATTTTAATCAGCTAAGTGATCTTGATGCTGGTCAATATGATCAATCGAGCCGCAGTCAAGAGATCAGCGATATTAACGATAATTTAGAAAGTGCGATCGAAGCTGATCCAGCCATTGACAATTCAAGTAACCAGGCTGATACCTTAGCAAGTGGAGCGCAAACCAGCGATCGCCAGGGCAAAACCAGTACCAGTTCAGGCAGCCCCACCCTGGTGATGCAGGTTGCTCAGTTTACCGCTCTGTCGGTGGTGATAGTGTTAATTATGATGGGGCTGAATGGTCTATTTGGTCAAAACAACCAAGCGCCGACCGAACAGAGCCAGCTTGAGCAAGTTTCGATCGCTGCTAGAACCTAATTTCGATCAACAACATTAACCCTGCCAAGCAAGCCAACCCAGCAAAACCTCGATATAACTTCGGCATAAACAAAGTATTTTTTGAGTATTAAACATTCGTGCAGCCCCACCCAATTCATGTATGTGTCGTTATGGGTACGCGCCCAGAAGCGATCAAACTAGCAACTGTGATCCAGGCTTTGCGCCAAAACTCGGCGGACTTCAACGCAACTGTGGTTCTGACTGGTCAACATCGAGAGATGGTCTCGCAGGTGATGCAATTGTTTGAACTCACCGCCGATCATGACCTGGCAATCATGCAACCAAAGCAATCGCTGACCCAGATTACCTCCCTGGCGTTGGCTGGCCTAGAACAGCTTTTTCAGGAAATTCAACCAGATCTGGTGCTGGTGCAAGGTGATACTACCACTGCCTTTGCTGCTGCATTGGCCGCTTTCTATCAAAAAATTCCGGTTGGGCATGTGGAAGCCGGTTTACGCACCGATGATTTATTCCAGCCCTATCCGGAAGAAGCCAATCGCCGCTTAATTTCTCAGATCGCCCAGCTCCATTTTGCCCCCACCGCTGGTGCGATGATCAATCTGGCTCGCTCTGGGATTACCAGGCATACCTATCAAACTGGCAATACTGTGATCGATGCGTTGTTGCATGTGTCTGGCCGATCGCCCCAGTGCGAGATTGCTGGCTTAGATTGGCAAAAACAGCCTGTGATTTTGGCGACCGTGCATCGGCGTGAAAATTGGGGTGAGCCCTTGCAGCAAATTTGCCATGCTTGGCTAGAAATCCTGGCTAAGTTCCCTGATCTAGCGCT
The sequence above is a segment of the Pseudanabaena sp. PCC 7367 genome. Coding sequences within it:
- the wecB gene encoding non-hydrolyzing UDP-N-acetylglucosamine 2-epimerase, coding for MQPHPIHVCVVMGTRPEAIKLATVIQALRQNSADFNATVVLTGQHREMVSQVMQLFELTADHDLAIMQPKQSLTQITSLALAGLEQLFQEIQPDLVLVQGDTTTAFAAALAAFYQKIPVGHVEAGLRTDDLFQPYPEEANRRLISQIAQLHFAPTAGAMINLARSGITRHTYQTGNTVIDALLHVSGRSPQCEIAGLDWQKQPVILATVHRRENWGEPLQQICHAWLEILAKFPDLALVLPVHLNPIVREPMHSLLGKHPRIFLTDPLDYEQLVAVMQRCYLVMTDSGGLQEEAPSLGKPVLVLRETTERQEAIAAGTARLVGTDTNQIVGAASDLLSDRQLYETMANCVNPFGDGTASQKILQIIKTYFTRS